A genomic segment from Sorangium aterium encodes:
- a CDS encoding GlxA family transcriptional regulator, with translation MAVAYDGASAIDVVGPTDVFALASDIASRKVPGAPPAYAVEIAAVNGGVIRTVSGAQIVAHKALADLAPGIDTVLVAGGETREATRDARLLAWLRATTPEVRRMGSVCTGAFLLAAAGLLTGRRAATHWHSAAALAREFPGVEVDSDAIFVRSGKIYTSAGMTAGIDLALSMVEEDLGYDMALQVARGLVVFLKRPGGQSQFSRPLLAQTVATGPLQGVIDWILRHLDADLRVEVLAERAGMSPRNFARTFTQAMRMTPAKFVEAARLEQARSCLEGGRASMKQLARDCGFGTDERMRRAFQRTLQVTPEDYRRRFGRT, from the coding sequence GTGGCCGTGGCCTACGACGGCGCGAGCGCCATCGACGTGGTGGGGCCCACCGACGTATTCGCGTTGGCCTCGGACATCGCCAGCAGGAAGGTGCCCGGCGCTCCACCCGCCTATGCGGTCGAGATCGCCGCCGTGAACGGCGGCGTGATCCGGACGGTGTCGGGGGCGCAGATCGTCGCCCACAAGGCGCTCGCGGATCTGGCGCCCGGCATCGATACGGTGCTGGTCGCCGGGGGTGAGACCCGTGAAGCGACGCGGGACGCCCGGCTGCTCGCCTGGCTCCGCGCGACGACGCCCGAGGTGCGGCGCATGGGCTCCGTCTGCACGGGCGCCTTCCTCCTCGCCGCCGCGGGGCTGCTCACGGGGCGCCGCGCGGCCACCCACTGGCATTCAGCGGCCGCGCTCGCGCGCGAGTTTCCCGGCGTCGAGGTCGACTCCGACGCGATCTTCGTGCGGTCCGGGAAGATCTACACGTCGGCGGGCATGACAGCGGGCATCGACCTCGCGCTCTCGATGGTGGAAGAGGATCTCGGATACGACATGGCGCTCCAGGTGGCGCGGGGGCTCGTGGTGTTCCTCAAGCGCCCGGGTGGACAGTCCCAGTTCAGCCGCCCGCTCCTCGCGCAGACGGTCGCCACGGGCCCGCTGCAGGGCGTGATCGACTGGATCCTCCGGCACCTCGACGCCGATCTGCGCGTCGAGGTGCTGGCGGAGAGGGCCGGGATGAGCCCGCGCAACTTCGCGCGGACGTTCACCCAGGCCATGCGGATGACCCCCGCGAAGTTCGTCGAGGCGGCGCGCTTGGAGCAGGCGCGCTCCTGCCTCGAGGGGGGTCGAGCGTCGATGAAGCAGCTCGCGCGCGACTGCGGCTTCGGCACGGACGAGCGGATGCGGCGCGCGTTCCAGCGCACCCTGCAGGTCACGCCGGAGGACTACCGGAGGCGCTTCGGTCGAACGTGA
- a CDS encoding FtsX-like permease family protein yields the protein MIGPIVRALARQKIPALLMVLETAFGFAVAVHASGLALHYARAAAAPRGIDTRSLLLAMTERDGPSFASRGEREAAVRRDTEALARVVGVRGAAEASSAPFNITHRELVEATSPGGPSALAWMLDDRGGVAAVLGLAPLEGRLLTPGDAADAASTPAVVTQALAARLFPDGRAIGQIVRRSARQKPLAIVGVVPPFRAALGPDADSVLFAAEGPPLGRTLSYLIRIEPDGDDGDDGEDRDGDDRVGARVREALERADPRRVVLVRALDEGAELDTHTNRGAGALALTLIGMMLVVVFLGRIGMASLLVAERRQALGIRRALGATRADVARLILVENALLTTAGLAVGAAALAGLRAAARAVAPELDLPLDPRAAALVAVAVWLAGMAAALLPALRASAVSPAEASRS from the coding sequence GTGATCGGCCCCATCGTCAGGGCGCTCGCCCGCCAGAAGATCCCCGCGCTCCTGATGGTGCTCGAGACCGCCTTCGGCTTCGCCGTCGCCGTCCACGCCTCGGGGCTCGCCCTCCACTACGCCCGCGCGGCCGCCGCGCCGCGCGGCATCGACACGCGGTCGCTGCTCCTCGCCATGACGGAGCGCGACGGCCCGAGCTTCGCGTCCCGAGGCGAGCGCGAGGCCGCGGTCCGCCGCGACACCGAGGCCCTCGCGCGCGTCGTCGGCGTCCGCGGCGCCGCGGAGGCGAGCTCGGCGCCGTTCAACATCACCCACCGGGAGCTCGTCGAGGCGACCTCCCCGGGCGGTCCGAGCGCGCTCGCGTGGATGCTGGACGACCGCGGCGGCGTCGCGGCCGTCCTCGGCCTGGCCCCGCTCGAAGGGCGCCTGCTCACCCCCGGGGACGCCGCGGACGCGGCGTCGACGCCCGCCGTGGTCACGCAGGCGCTCGCGGCGCGCCTCTTCCCGGACGGCCGCGCCATCGGGCAGATCGTGCGCCGGAGCGCCCGGCAGAAGCCGCTCGCCATCGTCGGCGTCGTGCCGCCGTTCCGCGCCGCCCTGGGGCCCGACGCCGACAGCGTGCTCTTCGCGGCCGAGGGGCCGCCGCTCGGCCGCACGCTCTCCTACCTGATCCGGATCGAACCGGACGGCGACGACGGCGACGACGGTGAGGACCGTGACGGCGACGACCGCGTCGGCGCACGGGTGCGCGAGGCGCTCGAGCGCGCCGACCCGCGGCGCGTCGTGCTCGTGCGCGCGCTCGACGAGGGCGCCGAGCTCGACACCCACACGAACCGCGGCGCCGGCGCCCTCGCCCTCACGCTGATCGGGATGATGCTCGTCGTCGTCTTCCTGGGGCGCATCGGGATGGCGTCGCTGCTCGTGGCAGAGCGCCGCCAGGCCCTCGGCATCCGCCGCGCCCTGGGCGCGACCCGCGCCGACGTGGCGCGCCTCATCCTCGTTGAGAACGCGCTGCTCACGACCGCCGGCCTCGCCGTGGGCGCCGCCGCCCTCGCCGGGCTCCGGGCCGCGGCGCGCGCGGTCGCCCCCGAGCTCGATCTGCCGCTGGATCCACGCGCGGCCGCCCTGGTCGCCGTGGCCGTGTGGCTCGCCGGCATGGCGGCGGCGCTCCTGCCCGCGCTCCGCGCGAGCGCCGTCTCGCCCGCCGAGGCGTCGCGATCATGA
- a CDS encoding sensor histidine kinase has product MRPIRAPLRVRHAAVVFLSSAAACAGSLVAAQAQVSLPGCALAGLGLALVAGALASRLLLGRALGVLRAVMDGLASFAEGDYTQRVRHHRRDELGDLVERHNRLGDALRAQRDDLYQKELLLETALDATPVAMVLHDEAGRIVYGNGAACALFAAGERIGQRTLSALLAGEPEELRAAMIAGRDALVSVERRGEIETLYVARRAFRLNTQAHVLVSVRSLTREISRREAELHRNAIRLISHELNNSLAPISSLLHSGRLLLDRPEQRERLGVVFDTIEERSAHLARFLAAYAELARLPPPAPERVPWRPFLERLRGLAPFTLGGAPDEPGFFDPAQIQQLLLNLLKNAVEAGSPPDRIEVSVRRLSTGELALTVADRGHGLPDGAPGKALLPFYSTKQQGRGLGLALCREIATAHGGALALRRREGGGAEAECRLPPPPDERAT; this is encoded by the coding sequence ATGAGGCCGATCCGCGCGCCGCTCCGGGTACGCCACGCCGCGGTGGTGTTCCTGAGCTCCGCCGCCGCCTGCGCCGGGAGCCTGGTCGCTGCGCAGGCGCAGGTGTCCTTGCCCGGGTGCGCCCTCGCGGGGCTCGGGCTCGCGCTGGTCGCCGGCGCGCTCGCCTCCCGCCTCTTGCTCGGGCGCGCGCTCGGCGTGCTCCGCGCGGTGATGGACGGCCTCGCGAGCTTCGCCGAAGGCGACTACACGCAGCGCGTCCGGCACCACCGCCGGGACGAGCTCGGGGACCTCGTCGAGCGCCACAACCGCCTCGGCGACGCCCTGCGGGCGCAGCGCGACGACCTCTACCAGAAGGAGCTCCTGCTCGAGACGGCGCTCGACGCCACGCCCGTCGCGATGGTGCTCCACGACGAGGCGGGCCGGATCGTGTACGGCAACGGCGCCGCGTGCGCCCTCTTCGCCGCGGGCGAGCGCATCGGCCAGAGGACGCTCTCCGCGCTGCTCGCCGGCGAGCCCGAGGAGCTCCGCGCCGCGATGATCGCCGGGCGGGACGCCCTCGTCTCCGTCGAGCGCCGGGGCGAGATCGAGACGCTGTACGTCGCCCGCCGCGCCTTCCGCCTGAACACCCAGGCGCACGTCCTCGTCTCGGTCCGGTCGCTCACGCGCGAGATCTCGCGCCGGGAGGCGGAGCTCCACAGGAACGCGATCCGGTTGATCAGCCACGAGCTCAACAACTCCCTCGCGCCGATCTCCTCGCTCCTCCACTCGGGCCGCCTCCTGCTCGATCGCCCGGAGCAGCGGGAGCGCCTCGGCGTGGTCTTCGACACCATCGAGGAGCGGAGCGCGCACCTCGCCCGCTTCCTCGCCGCATACGCCGAGCTCGCGCGCCTCCCGCCGCCTGCCCCCGAGCGGGTCCCGTGGCGCCCCTTCCTCGAGCGGCTGCGCGGGCTCGCGCCCTTCACGCTCGGCGGCGCGCCGGACGAGCCCGGCTTCTTCGACCCAGCGCAGATCCAGCAGCTCCTCCTGAACCTGCTCAAGAACGCCGTCGAGGCCGGGAGCCCGCCCGACCGGATCGAGGTCTCGGTGCGGCGGCTCTCGACCGGCGAGCTCGCGCTCACGGTGGCCGACCGCGGCCACGGGCTCCCCGACGGCGCCCCGGGCAAGGCGCTCCTGCCCTTCTACTCGACGAAGCAGCAGGGCCGCGGGCTCGGCCTCGCGCTCTGCCGCGAGATCGCGACCGCGCACGGCGGCGCGCTCGCGCTGCGGCGCCGCGAGGGGGGCGGGGCGGAGGCGGAGTGCCGCCTGCCGCCGCCGCCGGACGAGCGCGCTACTTGA
- a CDS encoding NADPH-dependent FMN reductase yields the protein MKLAVISGSHRNGSESGKIARHVQQQLASSADVSSTYTLDLADNPLPLWDPEVWQPSEKWERVWSPISAELRASDAFVIIAPEWGGMVPAGLKNFFLLCSRGELAHKPALIVGVSASLGGSYPIAELRMSSYKNTYLCYIPDHVIVRNVRSLLNDPEAPQSPDDERIRERLRYALGILLQYGKALQHVRASGLVDLAKYPYGM from the coding sequence ATGAAGCTCGCTGTCATCTCAGGCAGTCACCGCAACGGCTCCGAATCGGGGAAGATCGCCCGCCACGTGCAGCAACAGCTGGCGTCGTCGGCCGACGTCTCCTCCACATACACGCTCGATCTCGCCGACAACCCGCTTCCGCTCTGGGACCCGGAGGTGTGGCAGCCGTCCGAGAAATGGGAGCGCGTCTGGTCCCCCATCTCCGCCGAGCTCAGAGCGTCCGACGCCTTCGTGATCATCGCGCCGGAGTGGGGCGGAATGGTCCCCGCCGGACTGAAGAACTTCTTCCTCCTCTGCTCCCGGGGCGAGCTCGCGCACAAGCCCGCGCTCATCGTCGGGGTCTCCGCGAGCCTGGGCGGCTCCTACCCGATCGCGGAGCTGCGCATGAGCAGCTACAAGAACACGTACCTCTGCTACATCCCGGACCACGTGATCGTGCGCAACGTCCGCAGCCTGCTCAACGACCCGGAGGCGCCGCAGTCCCCCGACGACGAGCGCATCCGCGAGCGGCTCCGCTACGCGCTGGGCATCCTCCTCCAGTACGGCAAAGCCCTGCAGCACGTCCGCGCCAGCGGCCTGGTCGATCTGGCCAAATACCCCTACGGGATGTGA
- a CDS encoding sigma-54-dependent transcriptional regulator: MPKILVIDDQPAVCVALTTLFELHGHEVRVAATPDEAMAAVLGDELGAVVQDMNFRQSATSGEEGMELLRRIKAVDPELPVVAMTAFTSIAGAVELIKAGASDYVPKPWDDQKLVATVGNLARLRALEQENARLLAQRGRARHRLAERHDLAGLVYASDAMHEVVSLAVKVAPADVPVLITGPNGTGKELLATIVQANSRRRDRPFVKVNAGALPDELVEAELFGAEPGAFTGATRLRAGRFEEADGGTLFLDEIGTLSLNGQKKLLRVLQTGEYQRLGSSVTRKADVRVLSATNRDLPRAIAEGSFREDLYFRLNVIELTIPALRDRPEDIVSIASHLLDRLAARAAGGERVTLGPRARHALVEHDWPGNVRELENRLTRAALVRKGETIEPHDLGLDAAARASHAPGAAPAAHGAHAASSAPSAPSAERLEIERALVEARGVVAKAAASLGLSRQGLYRRMDRLGIHIERKLK, from the coding sequence GTGCCGAAGATCCTCGTCATCGACGACCAGCCCGCCGTCTGCGTCGCGCTGACGACGCTGTTCGAGCTGCACGGGCACGAGGTCCGCGTCGCCGCCACGCCCGACGAGGCGATGGCGGCGGTGCTCGGCGACGAGCTCGGCGCCGTGGTCCAGGACATGAACTTCCGGCAGAGCGCCACCTCGGGCGAAGAGGGGATGGAGCTGCTCCGCCGGATCAAGGCCGTCGACCCCGAGCTGCCCGTCGTGGCCATGACGGCGTTCACGTCGATCGCGGGCGCTGTCGAGCTGATCAAGGCCGGGGCGAGCGACTACGTGCCCAAGCCGTGGGACGACCAGAAGCTCGTCGCCACCGTGGGCAACCTCGCGCGGCTACGGGCGCTCGAGCAGGAGAACGCTCGCCTCCTCGCCCAGCGCGGGCGCGCGCGGCACAGGCTCGCCGAGCGCCACGACCTGGCCGGGCTCGTGTACGCGAGCGACGCGATGCACGAGGTCGTGAGCCTCGCCGTCAAGGTCGCGCCCGCCGACGTGCCCGTCCTCATCACCGGGCCGAACGGGACCGGGAAGGAGCTCCTCGCCACCATCGTCCAGGCCAACTCGCGGCGGCGGGACCGGCCGTTCGTCAAGGTGAACGCCGGGGCGCTCCCCGACGAGCTCGTCGAGGCGGAGCTGTTCGGCGCCGAGCCAGGGGCGTTCACCGGCGCGACCCGCCTCCGCGCCGGCCGCTTCGAGGAGGCCGACGGCGGCACCCTCTTCCTCGACGAGATCGGCACGCTGTCGCTGAACGGCCAGAAGAAGCTGCTGCGCGTCCTCCAGACCGGCGAGTACCAGCGGCTCGGGAGCAGCGTCACCCGCAAGGCCGACGTGCGCGTGCTGAGCGCGACCAACCGCGATCTCCCGCGGGCCATCGCCGAGGGATCCTTCCGCGAGGACCTGTACTTCAGGCTCAACGTCATCGAATTGACCATCCCTGCGCTGCGCGATCGCCCCGAGGACATCGTGTCGATCGCGAGCCACCTGCTCGATCGCCTCGCCGCGCGCGCGGCGGGCGGCGAGCGGGTGACGCTCGGCCCGCGCGCGCGCCACGCGCTCGTCGAGCACGACTGGCCTGGCAACGTCCGCGAGCTCGAGAACCGGCTCACGCGCGCGGCGCTGGTGCGCAAGGGCGAGACGATCGAGCCGCACGATCTGGGGCTCGACGCGGCCGCGCGCGCCTCGCATGCCCCTGGGGCCGCGCCCGCTGCGCATGGCGCGCACGCCGCGTCCTCCGCGCCTTCCGCGCCCTCCGCCGAGCGCCTCGAGATCGAGCGCGCGCTCGTCGAGGCGCGCGGCGTCGTCGCCAAGGCCGCGGCGTCGCTCGGCCTGAGCCGGCAGGGGCTCTACCGGCGCATGGACCGGCTCGGGATCCATATCGAGCGGAAGCTCAAGTAG
- a CDS encoding ABC transporter permease: MMLGHALWLARRSLGRQPGHTAIVLLAFTLGLAVWTAARAVLHESTSDPLASARGVYLVSVPHEGGAPVAPGAIHPPSLRDRILLGSPHPSRKTDLFAAMAAGSADGGPLVPVVVAFCAHDLFGMFGIPVRSGALWSPAEGAGEDRPVVLTEAAERTLFGGASGLGRTLRLFGASFRVAGVVAIPAPPGTRASLHPIVFAPSAVGIALGVRPPLIHEREDPSGSFDALAASDNGWLELLVELPDEARRAAFQAELDAHVARERARGRRVLGAELVPRERVHALRVDDPGTTLFALLADVLLGACTLNAARLLEGKFRAKRAEIAIYRAFGASSRAVFLELLLEAMLVAAGSAALALGVAVAALALVNRVIHLRPIDYHLDARSSAATVAAALVLGLLAGGYPAWRAARQPPAKGLRRS, encoded by the coding sequence ATGATGCTCGGCCACGCGCTCTGGCTGGCCCGGAGGAGCCTCGGGCGGCAGCCGGGCCATACAGCGATCGTGCTGCTGGCGTTCACGCTCGGCCTCGCGGTGTGGACGGCGGCGCGCGCGGTCCTCCACGAGAGCACGTCCGACCCGCTGGCGTCCGCGCGCGGGGTCTACCTCGTCTCCGTCCCGCACGAGGGCGGCGCGCCCGTGGCGCCGGGCGCGATCCATCCCCCGAGCCTGCGCGATCGCATCCTCCTCGGGAGCCCCCATCCCTCGCGCAAGACCGACCTCTTCGCCGCCATGGCCGCCGGCAGCGCCGACGGCGGTCCGCTCGTTCCGGTCGTGGTGGCCTTCTGTGCCCACGATCTGTTCGGGATGTTCGGGATTCCGGTCCGGAGCGGGGCGCTCTGGTCGCCGGCGGAGGGCGCCGGGGAGGATCGCCCGGTCGTGCTCACCGAGGCGGCCGAGCGCACGCTGTTCGGCGGAGCGAGCGGCCTCGGGCGCACGCTGCGCCTGTTCGGAGCGTCTTTCCGGGTCGCCGGCGTCGTCGCCATCCCGGCCCCTCCCGGCACGCGCGCCTCGCTTCATCCGATCGTCTTCGCGCCGAGCGCCGTGGGCATCGCGCTCGGCGTCCGGCCGCCGCTGATCCACGAGCGCGAGGACCCGAGCGGCAGCTTCGACGCGCTCGCGGCCTCCGACAACGGCTGGCTGGAGCTCCTGGTCGAGCTCCCCGACGAGGCCCGTCGGGCCGCGTTCCAGGCCGAGCTCGACGCCCATGTGGCCCGCGAGCGCGCGCGGGGCAGGCGCGTCCTCGGGGCCGAGCTCGTGCCGCGCGAGCGCGTGCACGCGCTCCGCGTGGACGACCCGGGCACGACGCTCTTCGCCCTGCTCGCCGACGTGCTCCTCGGGGCCTGCACCCTCAACGCCGCGCGGCTCCTCGAGGGGAAATTCCGCGCGAAGCGCGCCGAGATCGCCATCTACCGCGCGTTCGGGGCGAGCTCCCGCGCCGTCTTCCTCGAGCTCCTGCTCGAGGCGATGCTCGTGGCCGCCGGCAGCGCCGCGCTCGCCCTCGGCGTCGCCGTGGCCGCGCTCGCCCTCGTCAACCGCGTCATCCACCTCCGGCCGATCGACTACCACCTGGACGCGCGGAGCTCGGCCGCGACGGTCGCTGCCGCGCTCGTCCTGGGCCTCCTCGCCGGCGGGTACCCGGCGTGGCGCGCGGCGAGGCAACCCCCGGCCAAAGGGCTCCGGCGCTCGTGA
- a CDS encoding DJ-1/PfpI family protein, translating to MTDAYDIKLPDPQPPLQVGMVLYPGLTALDLIGPQSVLTAHATTYLLWKTRDLVMSDSGVPIQPTATFSDCPDDLDILFVPGGMGTPDAMVDQEILRFLRDRGARARYVTSVCTGSLVLAAAGLMQGYKATTHWSTRHILEALGVECVRARVVVDRNRISGGGVTAGIDFGLTLLALLRGDDAAKLTQLMLEYDPAPPFNAGAPEAAGPELTERILSVLDPYDRQMRRIVAERSSGAS from the coding sequence ATGACGGACGCTTACGATATCAAGCTGCCAGATCCTCAGCCGCCGCTCCAGGTCGGCATGGTGCTTTATCCAGGGCTCACGGCGCTGGATCTGATCGGTCCTCAAAGCGTGCTGACCGCTCACGCGACGACCTACCTGCTCTGGAAGACGCGCGACCTTGTCATGTCTGACTCGGGGGTTCCCATCCAGCCGACGGCGACCTTCAGCGACTGTCCGGACGACCTGGATATCCTGTTCGTGCCAGGCGGCATGGGCACGCCCGACGCCATGGTGGATCAGGAGATCCTTCGGTTCTTGAGGGATCGAGGCGCCCGCGCCAGGTACGTGACCTCCGTGTGCACGGGATCGCTCGTCCTTGCCGCAGCAGGTTTGATGCAAGGATACAAGGCCACGACGCACTGGTCCACGCGCCACATCCTGGAGGCGCTCGGCGTGGAGTGTGTCCGGGCGCGCGTCGTGGTCGATCGCAACCGGATCTCGGGCGGCGGGGTGACAGCAGGCATCGATTTCGGGCTGACGCTGCTGGCGCTGCTCCGCGGAGACGACGCCGCGAAGCTGACGCAGCTCATGCTGGAATATGACCCCGCCCCGCCCTTCAACGCGGGGGCGCCGGAAGCCGCGGGCCCCGAGCTGACGGAGCGCATCTTGAGCGTCCTCGATCCGTACGATCGGCAGATGCGGAGGATCGTTGCGGAGAGGAGCAGCGGAGCGAGCTGA
- a CDS encoding ABC transporter ATP-binding protein: MIRMTNVTKVYRRGLFETHALAGLTLHVARGEFLAVMGPSGSGKTTFLNVAGLLDPFDGGEYLLDGEPMQGLSDVRASAIRNRKIGFVFQSFQLIADLDVLDNVDVPLRVRGMGARARRERALRALEDVGLSARLHHRPSELSGGQQQRVAIARALVGEPSLLLADEPTGNLDSRSARQILDLLERIHAGGTTIVMTTHDPELAARARRRVHVLDGKLIDPWAPSDPDARAEAPATAASRG, from the coding sequence ATGATACGGATGACGAACGTCACCAAGGTCTACCGGCGCGGCCTGTTCGAGACCCACGCGCTCGCCGGGCTCACGCTGCACGTCGCGCGCGGCGAGTTCCTGGCCGTGATGGGCCCCTCCGGCTCCGGAAAGACGACGTTCCTCAACGTCGCCGGGTTGCTCGATCCCTTCGACGGCGGTGAGTACCTCCTCGACGGCGAGCCGATGCAGGGGCTCTCGGACGTGCGCGCGAGCGCGATCCGGAACCGGAAGATCGGCTTCGTGTTCCAGAGCTTCCAGCTCATCGCCGACCTCGACGTGCTCGACAACGTCGACGTGCCCCTGCGGGTCCGCGGCATGGGCGCGCGTGCGCGGCGCGAGCGCGCCTTGCGCGCGCTGGAGGACGTCGGCCTGAGCGCGCGGCTCCACCACCGGCCCAGTGAGCTCTCGGGCGGCCAGCAGCAGCGCGTCGCGATCGCGCGCGCGCTGGTCGGCGAGCCCTCGCTCCTCCTGGCCGACGAGCCCACCGGCAACCTCGACTCCCGCTCGGCGCGGCAGATCCTCGATCTGCTCGAGCGCATCCACGCCGGCGGCACGACGATCGTGATGACCACGCACGACCCCGAGCTCGCGGCGCGGGCGCGCCGCAGGGTCCACGTGCTCGACGGCAAGCTCATCGATCCGTGGGCGCCCTCGGACCCCGACGCGCGCGCGGAGGCGCCGGCGACGGCGGCGAGCCGCGGATGA